The segment TGCATGACCATCTGCATCAAACCATTCAACCATGGAGGATGTCTGCTGAGTCAGACACAGTGGGGTCTGATTCAGAAAGTCTGAGAGGTGGGATGGGAGCGTGATCTCCAGTTTGATAAACGTAGCTCAGGTGAGCCCTCTGCCTCAGCAGAACAAATCCCTGAGTAGTGAGAATCCCCAGGCTCTGCCAGGGTCTTCCTGGGCTGGcacgcccacctcggccggcaaggaagacgcaacacccaacaccgttggattcttctcaacagcctttattgcaggaccacctctttgctgatacggggaTCTCAAGCGGCAAAAGCGCTCGTCTTATGTACACAACAGGCtggggctatgctaattgtctttcagggattggcggagcacgaatcaccccactatcacccaactatcaccccactatcacccctgctacttgtcctccagggactggaggagcatgaatccctcattagccaACTGACTCCAGGTGCAAAACCTACGCATGCGCAGTACcattgttcaccactggagggcgacCTACACTTGGCCAGGGGATTCTAATTGGGTCCACATTGAAGCCTGGTGCCCAAGGCACCCCTGTCATGGAGAGGCCAGCCTCGGCCTCCCTCAGGATGACCCCCAGCCACCCAGCACCCATTTCTTCCATACCAGTGTGCATAGCAGTGACTGCTTTCCTGACCTGCAGCCACCAGACCCTCTCTTAGGTGATTTTTAATCCCATTAATTTGACAAACAAGCTTGACCCACCCCCAACATCTGAGGTCAGCAGAAGTGAGTACAGACCTATACAGAGCACCGTTAGCTCTCAAACCTCCATTGTCATCATATAAACCACCCAGAACAGATTCTGGCAAGACTCTGGGCAGGATCTACCTTGGACTGTGATGTCAGTGCTCTATGGCATAGGGGACAGAAGATGACATGTGCAAACACTCTCATTCCCAAAGAGGAGACGTGAGAAGAAATCAAAGATAAACCTATCCCCAGCAAGTCTGAGATCCTGCCAGGCAAATTTAATTAGGGACTGAAGTTTTAGGTAAGAACCCTACAATGGGACCACAAAGATTCCATTCGACTCCAGGCCACCCTCGagcccccttcctctctctctggaagggcagcagcCCAGCAGCTCAGGAGTTTTACCAGCCATTCCCTACCTGGAAAAGTACAGATATCCCCACTTCATTTTCCTTTGTCTAAGTTGCCTTTTTATTGCCGTGGTGAAACGTCACTGTCAGGGTAACTTATGGGAAAGATTATTTGGGCTTGTGTTCCAGAGAGATCAGAGCCCGTTGTGGAGGTgaggaacagaaggaaggagCAGGCCTGGTTGTAGCATCAGGAAGCCAAGAGCTCACACAAGCAGCAGGAAGAGCCACTGGAAATGGCCTAAGTCTTTACACTGTCTGTGCCTTTAGTGAACTTTTctcccaatgaggccacacctcacAAGCCTCTCCACtatctggggaccaagtgttcaaatatgtgAACCTGGGAGAGTGGGAGGAAGCATTTCTTACTCAAATTTTCACCCCTCCTACTGTGAATGGCTCTGGAATCAAGTGGATTTCTCATGCATACCACAGGAACTCACATCATGAAGAAGGAGAAGCCTTTTTGGATGATTCCCCATTGCCTCATCTCTGCTACAGGCTGCTTCTGAGGAGGCTGACCAGCTCCGTGCATTGCACCCCCAGTCAGACAATTCAGCAGATGATCAGGCTGTTTCCTTGGGGCTCGATTCTTTAACAAGGGATCTCAGCATGCGTGCAGTCTTGATAGGCAGAATGTTTGGCTTAGTGAGTTCTTCCTCAATGGTCTCTTTCACCCCTTgcaagcagaaagagaaaacaagccaCATCTCTAATGCTTGGCTTGGAAATATCCTCAGCTAAATATCTACATTAACTACTCACGAGATCTGCTTTGACCTCCTTGGCACCAGGTCAACCTGCATATAACTCGATTGCCTACCCTCTGGTTTCTAATAGCTGCCATTTCTTTCTCAGACCTCTTCGGCAGAGTCCCACATAGCCACCAACACTCTATCCCAGGCTTTTTGGCCTTTTCTGCTTAATATCTCAGTGCGTTTCCAGACCTAAGTGGTTAAATGTGTCTTAGCTGCATTGCATGTTCCTGCGTCCCAATACCATCCGAGCAGCCTCTGTTCCCCGATACCAACGTCTCATTTGCTTTCCACGATCCCTTAACAAGGGACCCCAGCAGAGCACTTTGTATCTCTTGACATTTTCTCCTAGACTCTGGCGACAGAAACCTGAAGCTGAGGGTTAGCAGGGTCCCTTCTGCTGGAGAGCACGGGGTCATTCCATGTGATTGACATTTCCTGATTTGTGATCAAATGACTGCAATTTGCCTCCTCAGCCACACAGGTATGCTCCCTGACATGTCTGTCTGCTGATCTTTCtggacatctgtctgtctgtgctctCTGTAAAAGTTCTTACTGTGGCATGTGGAGACCACACAGATAAACCAGGGACCTCTCTGTACCTTAAGATCGTTAATTTAGTCTGCAAAGACCCTTTCTCACACTAATGTGCCATTCGTTCTTTTGCTAGATAAGATGACAGTCACAAATCACACATACTGGGAAATGGGCAAGCCGTGATGATGAACCAGAGCAGAGGGAACTCACTACAGCTCAGCAGAGGTGCTGTCTGTCCTCGGTACATCAGCACTACAGCCCAGGGGCCCTTCTCTTGCATGGTTCCAGTGGATTGTGCCATGAGGCAGATTCTCTAAAGAACACAAGGAGATGGTgggtggaagagaaagaaaccatGGCAGCTCCCATACATGGTTGCTAACTCTGCCTGTGGCTTACACGCATGGTCACCAACCTGTCTGCCCATTCCCGTGGTTCCCGCCTGTGGCCGCTGACCTGACGCGTGGTCATCAGCCTGCTCACCTCCCTGTAGCTCACACATAAATTCATCATGCTCAGACAGGGTTGCTGACCTGCCCACACACTCGGCCTGTACTTTCATACCCATAATCACAGTCCTACTAACTCAGCTCTGCAGCTGGGGATCAGTGGCTAAAGGTTTGCTTGTCTGGTTTCCCTGACCCCTGGCCAAGAATGTACATCCAGATCTGTCACAAGGAGCCCTCCCTCAAAACCACGTGGGTGACTTATGTGAGCAGTGTATATAGGCTTATGGCATTTGTAGaatgtacttgtgtgtgcatatattcgTGTATATGGTGTTCATGATGCAATATGCAGTGTGCTTGCATGCACATATagttcatacatatataaatatatatatatatatatatataaagagtgTGTGCATTATGCACAGTGTATTTGTAGCAGATATAAAATGTGCATGTCTGtacatgtactcatatacatacacagtatATAcatagcatgtatgtgtatgcaaacACAGTGTACGTTGGTGCAAGCACCTCCTACTCCATTTTTTTAGCTGGTTCCCCTTCCTCCCTACCTTGTTTTCATTGTACCATGTTGACCTTCTGCCTTCAATTCCCAGCTGATGCCCATCTGTAGAGCTGTCTGGACCCCTTCTCCACAGAACTCCCAACTTGAGGGCCAGTATCTATACTCAATCAGATCTCCCTGACCCTTGCTTCAGGCTTTTCAGCAACCTTGCATGAGTTTCAGATCGGTTTTGAGAACATCTTGGTGTGATACCCAAGGCTCTTAGgacctaaagaaaagaaagtatttcAAGCTTGTTTCCTGGCCCTCCCCTAACAAGGCGGGTTCCTGCTTCAAGTGCCCCTTAAAGGCCTTGAGCGCCCCCAACTTTTCTTCTTGCTGAAGCCCTCTGGGGCTCAGCTCTGATTTTGCAAGTGTGGAGCTAAGCTAGGCCTTGTCACCTGTATTGTGTACTCTTGGTTGTCCCTTTGTCCCCTCTCAAAGTTACCCAAGACTCTGAAGGCACGGCCTTGGTTCTCTAGCCTCCACTGTCCTATGCTGTGTGTGCTCAGGTTGGTTTCACAAGCGGACCAGACAGAATGATGCACACTGTACAAGGACTCAGAGGAGGCTCAGAGGAGGACTGGGTAGAAGATAGGTATGGGAGCATAGTGCTGGTCAGTTACTAGAACAAAGAACCACATGAGAAATACGGTGGGCAGAGAATGTTTATTGAAGGATGTTTGTATCAAGGGCACAGTGTGCTCACCCAGACAGAGAAATCAGGAAGCTCAGAAACACAGAGGAGGTCACGTGGAGATGGGCCTGGCCAGGACAATGCTGGGTGGAAAGGAATTCACAGCTCCCTGGGACCCCAGGTAGTGGTGACCTCCACAGTCTGCCACCTACCTGTAGACTTGATGTAGCCTCCAGGTGAGGCCAGGGGCCAAGGAAGTCAGAGTCTTGGAGACTGGAGCGAAGGAAGTGGATGAAGGTCTGATCCACTGAGTGTAGAATGAATAGTGAGCTTCCAGCCAGAGTTTTTCACCCCAGGGCACATCCCTCAGTCTGGAGATGCAGCTTCAAGACCAAAGACTGAAGACCCAGGGGTGGGTGAACCTCAGAGTTCAGGGCTGCTGCTCCTGTTTCTgtctggagagagctggtctgtgGGATTAGTAAACCTTAGATCTTGCACTGGCAGCACACAGGGGCacagcagctggactgacagcagcagggcttgcaacagctggactgacagcagcagggcttacaacagctggactgacagcagcaggGCTTGCAACAGCTGGACTGACAGCAAGATGACCCACAACCTGAAGAGCAGCAGGGCTTACAacagctggactgacagcagcagggtttgcagcagctggactgacagcagcctcccttgcagcccccacaggagccacagcccccacaggagccacagcctcccttgcagcccccacaggagccacagcctcccttgcagcccccacaggagccacagcccccacaggagccacagcctcccttgcagcccccacaggagccacagcctcccttgcagcccccacaggagccacagcctcccttgcagcctccacaggagccacagcctcccttagagcccccacaggagccacagcctcccttgcagcccccacaggagccacagcctcctttgcagcccccacagctggagcaggaacagacaggcacacagcagcacacaggcTTGCAGCAGCTTGAGCCACAAcccccacagctggagccacagcctccacagctggagccacagcctccacagctggagccacaacccccacagctggagccacagcctccacagctggagccacagcccccacagctggagcaGGAACAGGTGGGTACACAGCAGCACACTGGCTTACAGCAGCAAACAGGTTTgcagcagctggagccacagcccccacagctggagccacagcctccTGAGCAGCCACAGCAGGTCATGGTTCTGGTGTTTGGTTGAGGATGGAGTAGGTCAGAGGAGCAGGTGGAGAGGAAGGTGTGCAGATGTGGAGCCTCCTGCCTGGGCCTTTATATCCCTGCCCAGGTGGTGTGGTTTCCTCCATATTGTTGTCTTCCCTGTTTACTTGTTTGGCAATTTTCCCTTTGCTTTGTTGACTCTCTATGCTTGGAATGTGTTTTTTCTGATGTAATTTCCTGTGGAATTTGTACTGAAGGAAAACTCTTTTTTGCTTGGCTCATGTAGGTGAGCTTGACCTGGTTTGGACTCAAGCTCCTTACAATCTCTTGTCTTTGAGCAGGTTTTATTGTCCTCTGAGCAGTGGGCTCCTCTTCTGTAGAACGGAACTACCAGAATAGCCTAAGGAGATATGAAAGTTTTGTGAGATAATTTCTGTCTCCTGCCTTCTTATGCCTCTCACTCCCCAGTCCCTCTGAGAAGGGATCCAGCTTCCTCTGGTCCTGTGTGTCTGAGACATGCTCAGGCTATCACTTCTCTTGCCAAGCTTCTGGCTGCTTTCAGATGCCCTCAAACCAGAGCCATGTCACCATCTGCTGCTTCCCTTTGTATAACCTCTTCCCAGTGGACAAAGCCATGATGACGGGGTTTCCGCTGCAGGGAGACAGGATTCCTGCTTTCTCCTTCATGTTCCCAGGACAGTCTCTGTAGCTTATGACATTCCCGGCAGGAATAAAGATATGAGAGATACGTGTACCTCTCCCTTCCACAATCACACTGTTAAGGTCTGCAAGGAATTGAAAGTTTCCCAGGAATCTCAagctgagagaagagaaaggttgAAGCCTGGTGCCAGCCAGAGAGGGAGCTTGTCTCCCAGAGACCTCACACAGTTCTGAAAACTTGTCAGACCACCTTGCAGGAGAGACTGGAGCTGAGACGGTGATGGGTCAGCGACGGGCAGGACCACACCCTGACCAAGGCTCTCAGTTCTGCACTCCTCCTGCCCTCTGCTGAAGTCCAAGCCTCATGTCCAGACCCTGAAGGTCTTAGGATTCACTACACCtctttgtccctcttcccagtgTGACTGCACTGAAGgaataatttttctttctctgcttttccctGTGACTTGTCTGTTAATTGGATCATTGTGGGAGAGGCTGGGCATAGGTGGATAGGGACACTGGGGCCCGGGCTTGTACCTTAACAACTCCGATAACAATTCTGGTGAGGTGGTGGTGTCAGAAATAAGCAAAAGAAACTTACTCTAAGGACTACCACTTCATTTTCAGACTTCATTTAATCACAGGAAGAAACTAAATTCAAGGTCCAAGCGCTAGGGGAactgaacagcttctgttgtaaTCAGTTGTGCGAGTCCATACATTTCAGGGACATATAAGGAGACAGTTGTCTGATTCCAGATATCTCAAGGACAACTTCTCCATCTCGCTGGCAGGGTCAAACAAGTTTATGTTCCCTGGCCTAGGAACGGACACCTATCCCATTTCTCCAAATGTCTTCTTAATTGTCTGTTAAAGAATATAGACATTGCGGTTACCTAAACCAAGGCACAGGAGTTGTAAAAATACATAAC is part of the Rattus norvegicus strain BN/NHsdMcwi chromosome 1, GRCr8, whole genome shotgun sequence genome and harbors:
- the Krtap5-5l2 gene encoding keratin-associated protein 5-2-like; translated protein: MTCCGCSGGCGSSCGGCGSSCCKPVCCSSCGGCGSSCGGCGSSCGGCGSSCGGCGSSCCKPVCCCVPVCSCSSCGGCKGGCGSCGGCKGGCGSCGGSKGGCGSCGGCKGGCGSCGGCKGGCGSCGGCKGGCGSCGGCGSCGGCKGGCGSCGGCKGGCGSCGGCGSCGGCKGGCCQSSCCKPCCCQSSCCKPCCSSGCGSSCCQSSCCKPCCCQSSCCKPCCCQSSCCKPCCCQSSCCAPVCCQCKI